One genomic region from Quercus robur chromosome 4, dhQueRobu3.1, whole genome shotgun sequence encodes:
- the LOC126721008 gene encoding probable LRR receptor-like serine/threonine-protein kinase At1g56140, which produces MFRYHKTTLKSISFGLERGLAVYLLKVLMGLLFQPSVLHQGTLNDGRVLAVKQLSVTSHQGKNQFLTEIATISSVQHCNLVKLYGCCIEGDKQLLVYEYLENKSLDQALFGKRTLNLDWSTRFDICLGVARGLAYLHEESQLRIVHRDVKASNILLDSDLIPKISDFGLAKLYDDKKTHISTRVAGTIGYLASEYAMRGQLTKKADVFASSFGRRE; this is translated from the exons ATGTTCAGGTATCACAAAACTACCTTGAAATCCATCTCTTTTGGGCTGGAAAGGGGACTTGCTGTGTACCTGCTCAAGGTACTTATGGGCCTTCTATTTCAGCCATCAGTGCTACACCAG GGAACACTTAATGATGGGAGAGTACTTGCTGTGAAGCAACTGTCTGTAACATCACACCAAGGAAAGAACCAATTCCTAACTGAGATTGCAACTATATCTTCTGTGCAACACTGTAACCTTGTGAAGTTGTATGGATGTTGCATTGAGGGAGATAAACAACTCCTTGTGTACGagtatttagaaaataaaagtcTTGATCAAGCATTATTTG GAAAAAGAACCTTGAATCTCGATTGGTCAACACGCTTCGATATATGCTTGGGTGTGGCAAGAGGTTTAGCTTATCTTCATGAGGAGTCACAGCTTCGGATTGTGCACAGAGATGTGAAGGCTAGTAATATCCTGCTTGACTCTGATCTCATCCCCAAAATATCAGACTTTGGCTTGGCCAAGCTTTATGATGATAAGAAGACCCACATAAGCACGCGCGTTGCAGGGACTAT TGGGTATCTTGCATCAGAGTATGCCATGCGTGGGCAGCTTACAAAGAAGGCTGATGTGTTTGCCtcctcgtttgggaggagggaatag